The following proteins are co-located in the Paludibaculum fermentans genome:
- a CDS encoding diacylglycerol/lipid kinase family protein: MASLVYNPVAGKLFRRPQMIAEAQRLLEPHVGTIRLCPTTGPDTAGPIARKAIDEGSNLVFVAGGDGTINEVIAGMAGLQVPLGILPAGTANVLGMETGIGGNLVRAATRFQDLEPATISLGRMTAPGKPARYFACMAGVGLDARIVRMVSPEFKRRWGKLSYWEGGFAQVGKKLPEFDVVMDGKRSRCSFALVSRVRNYGGDLEIARHANLLSDQFAVVLFEGPSSFRYLKYFSGVLFNSLKGMKGVTVAHARSLQLEANGSTPIDVQVDGEYAGVAPVSLDIAPERVRLLLPRGFIQKMSSGR, from the coding sequence TTGGCCTCTTTGGTCTACAATCCCGTCGCCGGAAAGCTTTTTCGCCGTCCCCAGATGATCGCCGAGGCCCAGCGCCTGCTGGAACCGCATGTCGGAACCATCCGGCTGTGTCCCACGACCGGGCCGGATACCGCGGGCCCGATCGCCCGGAAAGCGATCGATGAGGGCTCGAACCTCGTGTTTGTCGCGGGGGGCGACGGAACGATCAATGAAGTGATCGCCGGAATGGCGGGTTTGCAGGTGCCGCTGGGGATCCTGCCGGCCGGGACGGCCAACGTCCTGGGCATGGAGACAGGGATCGGCGGGAACCTGGTGCGGGCCGCGACCAGATTCCAGGACTTGGAGCCGGCGACGATCTCGTTGGGGCGGATGACGGCTCCGGGGAAGCCGGCGCGGTATTTCGCCTGCATGGCGGGTGTCGGGCTGGATGCGCGGATTGTGCGGATGGTGAGTCCGGAGTTCAAGCGGCGCTGGGGCAAGCTGAGCTATTGGGAGGGCGGCTTCGCCCAGGTGGGCAAAAAGCTGCCGGAGTTCGATGTGGTGATGGATGGGAAGCGGTCGCGCTGCAGTTTTGCGCTGGTCAGCCGGGTGCGGAACTACGGCGGCGATCTGGAGATCGCACGGCATGCCAACCTGCTCAGCGATCAGTTCGCCGTGGTGTTGTTCGAGGGGCCGAGTTCATTCCGCTACCTGAAGTACTTCAGCGGAGTACTGTTCAACAGCCTGAAGGGGATGAAGGGCGTAACCGTGGCCCATGCCCGCAGCCTGCAACTGGAAGCGAACGGGTCGACGCCGATCGACGTTCAGGTGGATGGCGAGTATGCGGGGGTGGCTCCGGTGAGTTTGGATATCGCTCCGGAGCGGGTCCGGCTGCTGCTGCCGCGCGGCTTTATCCAGAAGATGTCTTCCGGCCGTTAG